One genomic segment of Gemmatimonadaceae bacterium includes these proteins:
- a CDS encoding M20/M25/M40 family metallo-hydrolase, translated as MSRFRHFTRPLASLSCIALAAITASAQNPARQPQAPATPQERLVAAMHGVSSNVILDYVKEMTDEKYGGRLTGTPGYDASAAWAVDLLRGWGYQPAGDKGTWYQKFPNPYTLVRPGTELSLQLPQPGGGKIVKSYTWETEFYQGSTSDSGSVTADAVYVGYGVTAPELGYDDYAGVDVKGKIVVVEPEVPMGPGPDTVLFKKWRPYSFHSYKIENAAKHGAAGMVYDYHIVNPNARFVKGFILTYVGSAVMNDLFAGLPMSHRQTVDQIRNTLKPASRPFGKTMTLSNNTQHHPEGIGSNVVAVLPGSDPVLKDEYIVLGAHLDHLGYNHEMMPGAHDNASGVAVLLAAAEAITKAKVPLKRSVLLLLFGAEEQGVAGSEYYVAHPVVPNAKIKAFLNLESVGRGEMIGVSSGVEYPEIFQAMERANTQYVHRAMRASANPNLARPRQDAAHFLWAKIPTVSIGVGGAPPLPYASYHTTKDRWQILTPEIMEDLGRITFLATVDLANR; from the coding sequence TTGTCACGCTTTCGGCATTTCACGCGCCCCCTCGCGTCGCTGTCGTGCATTGCGCTGGCGGCCATCACCGCCAGTGCGCAAAACCCCGCTCGCCAGCCGCAGGCGCCCGCGACGCCGCAGGAGCGGCTCGTCGCGGCCATGCACGGCGTCTCGTCGAACGTCATTCTCGACTATGTGAAGGAGATGACGGACGAGAAGTACGGTGGCCGCCTCACCGGCACGCCCGGATACGATGCCTCGGCGGCGTGGGCGGTGGACCTGCTGCGCGGATGGGGCTATCAGCCGGCCGGCGACAAGGGGACGTGGTATCAGAAGTTCCCCAATCCCTACACGCTGGTGCGGCCCGGGACTGAGCTGTCGCTGCAGCTGCCCCAGCCGGGCGGTGGCAAGATCGTGAAGTCGTACACCTGGGAGACGGAATTCTATCAGGGCTCCACGTCCGACTCGGGGAGCGTCACAGCCGACGCAGTGTACGTGGGCTACGGCGTCACGGCACCGGAACTCGGCTACGACGACTACGCTGGCGTGGACGTCAAGGGGAAGATCGTCGTGGTCGAGCCCGAGGTGCCGATGGGTCCGGGCCCCGACACGGTGCTCTTCAAGAAGTGGCGGCCGTACTCCTTTCACAGCTACAAGATCGAAAACGCGGCAAAGCATGGCGCCGCCGGCATGGTGTACGACTACCACATCGTCAACCCGAATGCGCGCTTCGTGAAGGGCTTCATCCTCACGTACGTCGGCAGTGCGGTGATGAACGACCTGTTCGCGGGGCTGCCCATGTCGCACCGGCAGACCGTCGACCAGATCCGGAATACGCTCAAGCCCGCCTCGCGGCCGTTCGGCAAGACCATGACGCTGTCGAACAACACGCAGCATCACCCCGAGGGGATCGGCTCGAACGTCGTGGCTGTGCTGCCGGGAAGCGATCCCGTGCTCAAGGACGAGTACATCGTGCTCGGCGCGCACCTCGACCACCTCGGCTACAATCACGAGATGATGCCGGGGGCGCACGACAACGCGTCGGGCGTCGCCGTGCTGCTCGCGGCCGCGGAAGCGATTACGAAGGCCAAGGTGCCGCTGAAGCGCAGCGTGCTGCTGCTCCTGTTCGGCGCGGAGGAGCAGGGGGTGGCGGGCTCCGAGTACTACGTGGCGCACCCCGTGGTGCCCAATGCGAAGATCAAGGCGTTCCTCAACCTCGAGAGTGTTGGCCGCGGCGAGATGATTGGCGTGTCGTCGGGCGTGGAATATCCCGAGATCTTCCAGGCGATGGAGCGCGCGAACACCCAGTACGTGCATCGCGCGATGCGCGCCTCTGCCAATCCGAACCTCGCCCGCCCGCGCCAGGATGCCGCGCACTTCCTGTGGGCCAAGATCCCGACCGTGTCGATCGGCGTCGGCGGCGCGCCGCCGCTGCCCTACGCGTCGTATCACACGACCAAGGATCGCTGGCAGATCCTCACCCCGGAGATCATGGAGGATCTCGGGCGGATCACCTTCCTGGCGACGGTGGATCTGGCGAACCGGTAG